One Alteromonas sp. KC3 DNA segment encodes these proteins:
- the yajC gene encoding preprotein translocase subunit YajC yields MSLFISNAYAQSAGGAQQGGGMEMLIMLAVFGLIFYFLLYRPQAKRVKEHKNLVSSLSKGDEVLTQGGLVGKITKVSEEKDFIEVALNDANNIVVQKSSVTAVLPKGTMKSL; encoded by the coding sequence ATGAGCCTATTTATCTCAAACGCATACGCGCAATCTGCTGGCGGTGCTCAACAAGGCGGTGGCATGGAAATGCTGATCATGTTGGCGGTTTTCGGTTTGATTTTTTACTTCTTACTTTACCGTCCGCAAGCGAAACGCGTAAAAGAGCATAAGAACTTAGTGTCTTCGCTTAGCAAAGGCGACGAGGTACTAACTCAAGGTGGTTTAGTAGGTAAAATCACAAAAGTGTCTGAAGAGAAAGACTTCATCGAAGTGGCACTTAACGATGCTAACAATATTGTTGTTCAGAAGTCTTCTGTGACTGCAGTGCTGCCTAAAGGCACTATGAAGTCACTGTAA